ATCGATAGTGTGCATACGGGAACAGATATTGGTGTAACTCAATTTGGAATCCCGGAATTTAAACCGAGGTGAACGCAATATTTGTTATTGCATTCTATAAATACTGGAGCAGCATCATTTTTGTTGTGTGCCCGATAAAAATACAGAGACATACAGAGACCAGAGGGTAATTTTAGTCGTTGTGCTGTGAAGCGCTGTCTCTGTTATTCAGGGTAATGATATAGCGTGGTTCCATGCTAAGTTTTTCCAGCTAGTCGCGTCGGCATTTACTACGGCACGATGACAGATACGGTATCTCGCAAGATATGCGGATAAAACCGTGGAGATATGGTTTAGTCGCTTGCTGAAAGAGAGTGTCTAGACAGCTCGGAGTTGGATTGAGTGCGATGGGAGTCTCCTGACTTCAGGCAGGGAGATGTCAACTAAGTAAGCAATAAAAGTAAGATGATTAGTTTACACTAGACGGTAATTTGTGATGATAAGACAGATTTGGTTATTATTCTTGACAGGGTTCGTACTGACTCTAGCTACGACAATGTCTGTATCGGCTCGCTCTGTCGGAGAGGTGCAGCCATCTTGCATGCTCACTTCACTGGAAGGTGAACACGTCTATAATTTGCAAGAGCTAAAAGGAAAAGTAATTTACGTTGATTTCTGGGCTTCCTGGTGTCCGCCTTGTGTCAGATCTTTTCCATTTCTAAATCAGTTAGAACACGATTTGAAAGATCAGGGTTTGCAAGTAATTGGTATTAATCTGGATGAAAAGCTTATGGATGCAAAAAAATTCCTGGACAAATATCCGGCTGGTTTTACCATTGCACTTGATCCAGATAAGCAATGCGCCCGAGATTTCGGTGTGATTGCCATGCCCACTTCTTACATAATTGATCAAGAAGGCATTATCCGGCACGTTCATCAGGGATTTCGATCTGGAGATAAACAAGAATTGCGCGGTGTACTTGAACATCTATTGACAGAATCACTATGAGTTTCCTTGCTTGTCATTCAGACTAGATCTGCCATACGTTTAAAACACCTCGATAATTTTCTGTTATTGAAAATAATGAAGAATACGCGAATTACGGTAGTCCTATTTGTTTTGACTGGCGTCATCTTATCAGGTTGTGCCAATGTGGCGCCCTGGGAGCGTGGTATTCTTGCTAAACCACAGATGGCTCTGGATCCGCACCCCTTGCAAAGTACCATACGCGCACATAATTATGGTAGTCGTGAAGCA
This genomic window from Nitrosomonas cryotolerans ATCC 49181 contains:
- a CDS encoding DUF4266 domain-containing protein — protein: MKNTRITVVLFVLTGVILSGCANVAPWERGILAKPQMALDPHPLQSTIRAHNYGSREAAASPHSAGGGGGCGCF
- a CDS encoding TlpA family protein disulfide reductase, yielding MSVSARSVGEVQPSCMLTSLEGEHVYNLQELKGKVIYVDFWASWCPPCVRSFPFLNQLEHDLKDQGLQVIGINLDEKLMDAKKFLDKYPAGFTIALDPDKQCARDFGVIAMPTSYIIDQEGIIRHVHQGFRSGDKQELRGVLEHLLTESL